TTTCTCATCTCCTCTCCGCCAATTGTCATAATTATTTAATCTTTTCCCTGCTATTTTTTATTACTATTTCATCCCTGGTGCTGTATCATTGTTCTCATCAAACTAGAGGAGGAAAAGATATGATGTGGTGGAGCGGCTGGGAGGGAGGCTGGATGTGGTTCGGGGGAATCCTGATGGCAATTTTCTGGGTCGCGGTGATCGTGCTGGTGGTCTGGGCGGTGCGGCGCATGTCCGGCCAGGGGACGGGCATGCCGCATGGTTCCGATGCCCTTTCCATCGCCAAGGAGCGCTACGCCAAAGGCGAGATTTCGCACGAAGAGTTCGAGAAGATAAAGAAAAACCTGTCCTGAAATATCAGCCATCACGATCTACGCCAAGACGTTTGAGCTGGGTCTTGCTATACCTAACCGAATGACCCGTCTCGCGTTATAACTGTGTGAAAATGCTATGAAGCCAGAATATTACTTCTGATAGCTCTGAGCCTGTTGATGCTCATGGGGCATGTGCCGGGGCGTCAAAGCAAAACGGTATACTCGATGGGAAGGTCAGCATCGGCCCTATCACGCCGGTACAGTCGGCCACGCCGGTACCCACTCCACCCGAGGTCTATGCCGCTCGCAAGGTGCTGGTATATGACCGTTACCACAGCAAGCTGATTGAGACTATCAGCCTGGATAATAATGGCAACTACCGCGTAGAACTTGCTCCGGGGGTATACGTGGTGGACATCAACCACGCCGGCATTGACAGGAGCTCCGAGGTACCTAAAACCATAGAAATCAAGCCCGGCTCCACAGTGGTTTTAAATATCAGCATTGACACAGGTCTGCGTTAAATACTCGATAGGATAGAGAGAGAATCATGAAGAAAATTTGTCTTGTCGTTCTAGCCGCTTTAGCCTTGGCGTTATTGCTCACCCCTGCCTGCAAGCCGGGAAAACAGGTGGTCGGGCTGGGCCAGGAGTTCCGGTTAAGCCCTGGGCAGCAGGCCTCCATTTCTGGCGAGGACTTCAACATCGAGTTCGTCCGGGTTACCGAGGACAGCCGCTGCCCTACGGGGGTGGTGTGAGTCTGGGAGGGGCGGGCCGTGAGCCTGCTTAAGATTACTAACAACAGAAGCACTACCGATTTGTACCTCATCCAGATGGGTTCAAGCGACCAAACCGGGCAGGATTACCTGGGCTATCATTTAGTTTTTAACCTGACGCCTTACCCGGCGGCGGGAAAAGAAATACATGAAGGGGATTATCGCCTGATACTAAAGGTGACCCGGACGGCCTGAAAAGATGCCCGCGCGGGGTCTAACGTTTTTGCCCTTCTTGCGTTATATATATTGAATTAGAAAAGCAAGGAGGTGATATATGCGTAAAATACAACACAGCAACCTTGAAAGAGCTCTTTTCCATCTGAAATGGCTCTTCTGGTCTCCCGAGAAACGCTATGTCTATCTGTGGAATCGAACATGCGGCAGATAATGCCATGTTTTGAATATATTTAAGGACCGGTGCCGGCCTCAAGCTCTGACACCGGTTCTCTTTTGAAATTGCCCCTCTGTCCCTTTTGGAGTCATCGGAGAGGAACAGGAACACATCTCCGAAATCAAGCTGTTGTTAGGCCAGAAATAACTCTCGGAGCAGGGCGAGGTTATCATGGGCGGGGTTGCCGGTAACGGCAACCCCGCCCCGCGTTTTTACGATTGAGCCGGGATGCGCTCCATCTTTTTGATTCGCCTTAACCAGACTAACCCCAGGGCTCCCACCGCCAGCGCCAGTCCTAGTGTCACCAGCCCTACCAGCAGCGTCACGTCCGACCAGAATCCGTCAGGGAAAAGCGTTATCATGTGGTCGCCCGGCGGGAACTGCCAGTTGCCTTGAGGAAAGAATATCTCGTGGAAGGTGGTAAAAAACCAGTCGAAACTGGTAACCGCAAATACACCCAGGAAACACAGCAGCGCCACCGTCGCGCCGCCGCCCCATTCCACCCCCATCGCCAGGTCGCGCCTTCCATGCCGCCTGTTCCAGGCCAGACTGGATAGGATATAGAGAATCGAGTAGACCACCGCCGCCACGAAGAGCCGGTAGTCCAGCCACACCAGCTTCTTGACGTCCTTCATGTGGAGGACGTCATCCTGGTTTAAAAGAGGGGCTGTCTCTCCTGTGTCATAAGTGACATTGATGTCCAGAAGCTCTTGACGAGTGTTGTTGAAATAGGCTATCAGCTCGCGGGCTGATTTATCCAGCTCGGCCGGCGAGAGTC
The genomic region above belongs to Dehalococcoidia bacterium and contains:
- a CDS encoding SHOCT domain-containing protein, which produces MMWWSGWEGGWMWFGGILMAIFWVAVIVLVVWAVRRMSGQGTGMPHGSDALSIAKERYAKGEISHEEFEKIKKNLS
- a CDS encoding TIGR01906 family membrane protein; the encoded protein is MNAVRLISRWIFIVFIPILLLSATLAWAFNSLWIYKAGFAKYEVGQALGLSPAELDKSARELIAYFNNTRQELLDINVTYDTGETAPLLNQDDVLHMKDVKKLVWLDYRLFVAAVVYSILYILSSLAWNRRHGRRDLAMGVEWGGGATVALLCFLGVFAVTSFDWFFTTFHEIFFPQGNWQFPPGDHMITLFPDGFWSDVTLLVGLVTLGLALAVGALGLVWLRRIKKMERIPAQS